In the genome of Fulvitalea axinellae, one region contains:
- a CDS encoding alcohol dehydrogenase family protein, with protein sequence MSIIPEKMRGVYLNGHGSFDVLEIREDIPVPSPGPTEVLIKVGAAAINNTDINTRLAWYSKSGNDSEDATWSGNAIEFPRIQGADVCGRIVAVGKDVKEDRLNERVLIEPCLRRAKGETLPQSWYFGSECNGGFAEYTVVDSEHAYKINSKLKDVELASFPCSYSTAENMLTRANVGKKDTVLITGASGGVGSAAVQLAKARGAKVIGITSESKVSDILNLGADEVLLRDKSIVSTLGVDRIDVVIDLAAGKQFPELIEALKPFGRYVVAGAIAGPHVELDVRRLYLKDLSFFGCTVLEKNVFSNLVSHIESGNIKPLVSNIFSLEEIVDAQKAFLAKKHIGKIVLKVSRNKDEE encoded by the coding sequence ATGAGTATAATACCAGAGAAAATGCGCGGGGTATATTTGAATGGACACGGATCGTTTGACGTATTAGAAATACGTGAAGATATTCCAGTCCCAAGTCCCGGACCAACGGAAGTTTTAATAAAAGTCGGTGCCGCCGCAATAAATAATACGGATATAAATACTCGGTTAGCTTGGTATTCCAAATCAGGTAATGATAGTGAGGACGCCACTTGGTCAGGAAACGCAATTGAATTCCCAAGAATTCAAGGAGCGGATGTATGCGGTCGGATAGTTGCGGTTGGTAAAGATGTTAAAGAGGACCGTCTGAATGAGAGGGTATTGATAGAACCCTGTTTAAGAAGAGCAAAAGGAGAGACCTTGCCCCAATCGTGGTATTTTGGATCCGAGTGCAATGGTGGATTTGCAGAGTACACCGTCGTTGATAGCGAACATGCGTATAAAATCAATAGTAAGCTAAAAGATGTTGAATTGGCATCATTTCCATGTTCATATTCAACGGCTGAAAATATGCTGACAAGAGCTAATGTCGGCAAAAAAGATACCGTACTAATAACGGGGGCATCTGGAGGTGTAGGTTCCGCGGCTGTACAATTGGCAAAAGCGCGAGGGGCAAAAGTGATTGGTATAACAAGCGAATCAAAAGTAAGCGATATTCTAAATCTTGGAGCAGACGAAGTCCTGTTAAGAGATAAAAGTATTGTATCAACCCTAGGGGTAGATCGTATTGATGTGGTAATTGATTTAGCTGCGGGAAAACAATTTCCAGAATTGATAGAAGCACTCAAGCCGTTTGGCAGATATGTAGTCGCAGGAGCAATCGCAGGGCCTCATGTTGAATTGGACGTGAGAAGGCTTTATCTTAAGGATTTGAGTTTTTTTGGGTGTACAGTTTTGGAGAAAAATGTATTCTCAAACTTAGTTAGCCATATTGAGAGCGGAAACATCAAGCCATTGGTGAGCAATATATTTTCACTTGAGGAAATAGTTGATGCACAAAAAGCTTTTTTAGCTAAAAAACATATTGGGAAAATTGTATTGAAAGTAAGTCGAAATAAG
- a CDS encoding group II intron maturase-specific domain-containing protein: MGLEYLHVFLIRQTIRVHSNIPRAFSLVLYSYFDCYFLILCYNISITGIPAIFYAQRYLGCLRKGSIAQKNEALNPKIRGWVNYYRRFSKIAITRSWVFGIHMVSWLFHRGRAP, from the coding sequence TTGGGACTGGAATATCTTCACGTATTTCTAATACGTCAAACGATCCGTGTCCATTCAAATATACCCCGCGCATTTTCTCTGGTATTATACTCATATTTTGATTGCTATTTTTTAATCTTATGCTATAACATATCAATAACAGGAATTCCTGCTATTTTCTATGCGCAAAGATACCTTGGTTGTTTAAGAAAAGGATCTATAGCACAAAAAAACGAAGCGCTCAACCCCAAGATAAGGGGTTGGGTGAATTATTACAGACGTTTCAGCAAGATCGCTATAACCCGTTCATGGGTTTTTGGAATTCATATGGTCTCATGGCTTTTCCATCGAGGGCGCGCGCCATGA
- a CDS encoding DUF4625 domain-containing protein, with protein MKKTILYFLLFAGITAQSCSSDSDDDFTKPVISDVIASDITETFEGHTLQVLHTGEAINLKAKFTDNEGLASYKVDIHYAGDGHSHSHGLAQNTINLRQYSEGDEDPYNLNKIVQISGTTHNLDWKKDKIEIMIPAEVKHGEYHLHISVLDQSGNIAEHVSQILIEEEGDEHDH; from the coding sequence ATGAAAAAGACGATTCTCTACTTCCTCCTTTTCGCAGGAATTACGGCACAGTCATGCTCCAGCGATTCCGACGACGATTTCACCAAACCGGTGATCAGCGACGTAATCGCCAGTGATATTACCGAAACCTTCGAAGGACACACCTTGCAGGTACTCCACACGGGCGAGGCCATCAACCTCAAAGCCAAGTTCACAGACAACGAGGGCTTGGCAAGCTACAAAGTGGACATTCACTATGCGGGCGACGGCCACTCACATTCCCACGGCCTAGCCCAAAACACAATAAACCTCCGCCAATATTCAGAAGGAGACGAAGACCCATATAACCTAAACAAAATCGTGCAGATCAGCGGTACGACTCATAACCTTGATTGGAAAAAAGACAAAATCGAAATAATGATTCCCGCCGAAGTAAAGCACGGCGAATACCACCTGCACATTTCAGTATTGGACCAAAGCGGTAACATAGCGGAACACGTCTCCCAGATCCTTATCGAGGAAGAGGGTGATGAGCATGATCATTAA
- a CDS encoding DUF4625 domain-containing protein: MKKTILYFLIFAGITAQSCSSDSDDDSTKPVISDVVASDITETVEGETLQVLHTGEAINLKAKFTDNEGLASYKVDIHFAEGHDHSHSVAQNTGSLRMASVEDPYKLNKIVQISGTVHNLDWKKDKIEVVIPAEVKHGEYHLIISVLDESGNSAEHISQILIEEEGEDHDH; encoded by the coding sequence ATGAAAAAGACCATTCTCTATTTCTTGATTTTCGCCGGAATAACTGCTCAGTCTTGCTCCAGCGACTCAGATGATGACTCTACAAAACCCGTTATCAGCGACGTGGTTGCCAGCGACATCACAGAAACCGTAGAAGGTGAAACCCTTCAGGTACTCCACACAGGCGAGGCCATCAACCTCAAAGCCAAGTTTACTGACAACGAAGGCCTAGCGAGCTACAAAGTGGACATTCACTTCGCCGAAGGGCATGACCACAGCCATAGCGTGGCCCAAAACACCGGAAGTCTCCGTATGGCTTCTGTAGAGGATCCTTATAAACTGAACAAGATTGTACAGATCAGCGGTACGGTACATAATCTTGACTGGAAAAAGGACAAGATAGAAGTGGTTATCCCAGCCGAAGTAAAGCATGGCGAATACCACCTGATCATTTCGGTATTGGATGAAAGTGGAAACTCAGCCGAGCATATCTCTCAAATCCTCATTGAGGAAGAAGGCGAAGACCACGATCACTGA